The following is a genomic window from Solanum lycopersicum chromosome 6, SLM_r2.1.
CGTTCCCTTTTCACCATGAAATCACACTTTGTTGCTAATATCCATTGTTCTAGCACAATAACTCATTACAGACTCTCCTTACTTCATCTACAATGTCTCGAAATCCCTTCTCAAGTCTTGAAGCTGTGCACACTTCACCCTAGCAGTACCTTGATACTTTTTCTTCATCGAATCCCAAATACTTAGAAGTTTCTTTGCAAAGAATAGTTTCTAGGATGTGACGATTGGTAGCTTGAAAGAGATATTCTTTGCCTTCaaatctttcaacttttttgcTTCCACTTCTGCCTTTTGAGCATTTGTCAAGTTTCGCCTTCCACTAGACCATAAGAAATTCTCCATTAACATGCTCCAATGGTCTTAATGACCATCAAAGCGTGGAATTGCTGCTTGTACGAAAGTGCTATCTGATGCCATGAGTTAAAacgaaaagaggaaaaaaaaggtTTAGCTGCTGCTATTTTCATTTATCTCTAGAATCGCTGCTTCTTTCAACTTGCTGCAGAATCTCACCttcgctctgataccatgtaaacAAAAGCAAGATAATGAAACAGATAGTAAACAAAAACAGACACAACTAGTCGACACGTTGAGAAGAAAGGGAAATATTTTGCTGCTTGTTTAGTGCTCTGCAACTGCAAATTTTATATGACAAATACTCAATGTTTTAAGCTAAAAATAGAGGAGTCACTAACTCctaaaaataagaagtaaagccaTGATAAACTACTTCCTAAAGACTAGGACAAAACTGAAATAACTTGACATTATTTGCTAATAGTATTCTATGTAACAAACTATTTTTCTAACATTTTTTTACAAAGTGGTATCaagatacaaaataaaataaacaatgttgAAAGCAAGAATCGAACTCAGATTGGATAGACAAAAAAACCCTCTTCTACGCTAGGCAAACCATCAACATTTGTGCAAAAGAGAGTAAAAACTGTAAATATAACGAAGTGGGTTCACATGAACCTACTTGACCAACTATAAGTGGTGGAGCCAGACATTTTATGAAGGGTGCGCAAAATTTGAAGAAGcaactaacaaaaaaatttagtgagTTCGTTCACATCTATTTTGCTCAATCTAACGCTCTATCATCGATCAAGAATGGCgtcaataatttttgttttccaCTAAATACAatccatataattttttatcttcaGTTTAGATTGCTTTTAGTTATAAAAAAACATGGTAAATTGTATAGactaaaaaatagttatttaatGGATGAGTCAAGATTTTTATCAACACATATCACACATTAAACAAAAGTAACACTAATTTATCGATTTAATTCTACTTAAATTTGAAGTTATTTATAGTGTTTAATACCTTGATACACATAAAAATTGACCCTATACTGGGAGGCTGCAAGTTTTAAtgtctttacttttctttatacTGAATTATTTGTCACAACTGTTTCTGTTGTTCGAAAAAAATCATGACTAAGATATAAGCACATAATGAACGTTCAAcaattttatagtttatttagtCAATCATATAAGAAGCTAAGTactttgttataaaataaaccTTGCACCATAggagtactatttttttttgttttaaataattagatatttagAAGTAAATTTCGATTTAGGTGAACACGATCActcatttataaataaattttcatttttagtgaATTCTTTATTTAGCTTCGCCTATGAGAGAAGACAGAAAGATTTCTAGCTAGTCTCTccttaaattcatcaaattcataGAAAGTGAAGTGTATCAATGGTGAacactcatatatatatttctctctttgttatgtaacatatatatatatatatatatatatatatatatatatatctttgttATGTAACATGGCGGTTGCTTACATATTACATAATTTGCATTGTGAAATAATATAATCTATTGAAAATTGCTATTTAACTAACTATTGACCCATAATTTAAGtattttaatagtttataaCAAATGAATAATAAGCTTTAgctaatttttgtatatatcatCTATAAGTTCTTCATACAAATTTATCATCTTCCGAAAATAGAAAAACTGTTATTAAACTAgtgtaataaattttttttacaaaattgtgGATAGAATCTATATCGCAGCTAATATATGAATAGTcaacaaaagaattatttttgctAGGAATtgacttatttaaaaaattaggttTTTTACGTTTACAGACTATTTAATTTGCATAAAGTTCCTTTGCCATAttcaaatataatgaaaatagtgAAAAGAATTCATATATTAGAGATGAGTAATAGATGGTTAGTCATTCTAATTTTTCCTGAAATGATTTAGTGTGAAAAGAAATTTATacctatattaaaaataagtaatgaGGGTTATTCATTCAAACTTTTTCCTAAAATGATTTtgtgaatatattttatttttaatctttgaaTCACATGTTAATAACATGAAGCTAAaagtaataatatgaaataaaaaagttaaaaaataaagaactttTTTCTGTTTACAAAGTGTATCTTaatatgcataattttttaattagacAATCATCGCCAATTTTGTTAACATTAGGCTGCCACTTGGCAACATGTGATACTTTTACCCTTACTTAATATAGaagattttcattttaagtaaatTCATCACTTGACGGATCTTTCTTTACAATGcattatttttgtctttccttAAATAGTGAGCACTCCTTTTCCTTTCTCTTTCAATTTTAGTGGAAAGTCATTTTCTCTCTGGTGGACTAACATATGGCGGCGGATGCTTATCGGAAGGACACCAACACTGTGCAGCTGGAAGTGATGTCGCCGGATCTTACTCCTCTCTCTCCGGAAATCCCTCTCAATGAATATGGTATATAATCAACCCTGTATCTGTTTAAAATCCTATCAAGAAAGAAGAGACAATTAAgatttcaacatattttttggTCAATAGGATGGATCTGTAGAAATTAGGgtttttacattaattttttagttaagaatttaatttttacgACTCGTAGAAACTAGGATTTATTCATATATCTTTTCAGTCACAAACTTAATTGTTATGACTTGTAGATACTAGGGTTTATTAAATCAgtcaaaacataattttatggTTTGTCGAGATTAGAGTTTGTTCATTTGCCTTTtgaattaaaaacataatttttatgcTTTTTGTTGTGGTTGGTGTAATATAGTTATGATAGGAATTGAGAATACTCACCAAGAATGTCCTGTATACTCATCAAGAAGGTCTTTGGTATTACTGAAGTAAGTGGAggaaataaaaaacaaagttGTAGTAAATGTTTGAAGTCCGCGTGAATAGGGCAATGCAATTTCTTTGTGCTGAATATTAGAGCTATTTTTATAGCTTTTATACATTAGATGAACCTTTTGGTGTAAGGGATTATTTAATAATGGTGAATCTATAGTATCCATTGAGGTTGATAGTCAGTGTAAAACTAGctaaaaagagaagagaattcCATCACATTGGCACCTGAATACTAGCAAGGTTTCTTGTATGTTAGCAACGATTCCTGCATCTTAAACAATTCACATCAGTCCTGATGTGTTGCAAGATAGCTAGGAAATGATTTCAATCATCATGGGCAGATGATGATAAAAGGTGATAGTCCAAGAGAGTTTAAATTAGAACTAGTGTTGAAGGGAGTATGAAGtgaataaaatcaacaatgtcttGCTTCACTTTGAGTGAAGCGAAGTGTTTGCTTCACCAAAGTGGAGCACACtatataaagaaagaaagactaGCACACATTTTAAAGAAAGACTAAAATAGACCTTATACAATGACAATACATATAAGgaaatcttcaattttaattgCTAATATATGTATCACAAAGTTCttcaaaatacaagaaaaatcaatatattattatcttttttttgttgcatTACAGTAATTATAGAATTTGTAAtgaaaatatgtttaaataaatcaaaagaaagagagaaagacagcGCTCTAAATCATGAAAAGCACTAAAAATATTACTAAGTTCAcaatcatatatgtatatgtatataaatatttaggaattctttttaatacatatatactaAACCTTATTTGGTTATGTTAggttgatgttgatattttgttGCACTTAATTTTActattcttttcttgtttggttTCAGTGCTAAATGATATTTGTTTGTGCTGATTTTCCCCTTTTTAGAAGCTCCAGAAGATATGCTTCCTCCAAATGCTAGCAGTACATTGTATGTAGAGGGTTTGCATGAGGACTGTACGACAAGAGAGGTGGCACGTATCCTTTTCTTGTGTGGAAATTAtcttattgttttatttatggCCCATTCTAGTTTTTCCTTTTACTTTAGTTTTTGCAGACATATTCCACCATTTTAAAGGTTACAAAGAAGTTAGGCTCGTACCAGAACCATCAATATATGTAAGAATATATACGTTTCACATCATCATCTACTAATTAAAAATTCTGTCTAGTGATTATCAACTTATATGCAGCCTGGAGTCAATACCTTGATTCATTgctttgttgattttgtgagtCCGCTTCATGCAGCTGCTGCCATGGATGCCTTACAAGGTGAGCTTCACACTCTTTTTTCTACCTCAAAATTATGAATGCTCAATTTATAATTAATCAGAGTACTAAACAAAATCAATGTTGTGTGAATATTCTAAAATTTTCGTACAAGTTGAAGGACATTTCATGAATGCTTGACAGAAAATTGTCGGACAATTTGCTAGTGTACATTGATCTATGAAAGAGAAATTTTTTGGGATAATGTTGTAGTAAAACTAATCAAATCTTGCAGGTTATAAATTCGACCTTGATGAGCATGATTCATGCAACTTAATGCTGCAATTTGCTCGCAATCCTGGTGTGACGTCAGCTGGAGGGGATTGTTGAAACTATGTGTATTTACAGGTACAAACCTTTGGTGCGCTTGACCCTTTTATTATCGATGACCATAACATACGGTTATACAAAGTTACTAAATTGTGGAACTATACTTTTGTGTAGGACTTGCCATGTTTTGAGAGCGAAGTTATGATGCAAGCATGTTTCTCTGATCATGTATATTAACTGTAGCTGGTGCTTAGCAGTTTGAAGACAAAGTTGCTTGTTAGATCaaattgtttaaatttctttttaaattcgCTACAACTTATGACATTATCAACTTGTGCTCTTTTGTTTAGTGTCTGATTGCTATCATTTGGGTCTCGAGACTTTTTAAGGTTAATCCTTGCTAGAAAGTGTATGTGCTTTAATTCCATGGTGATTGGTGATGGTTTGTGGATTTTTATTTGGAGTCAAAATGAAAGCACTTACTATATATTGTATATGTAGAGTCTCCCAATGTCTATATTATCCATTCTGAATGACCTCCCTCTTACAGTCTCTAAAAATCCTTGTAAAAAACGTAACGACTTTTACGCAGAGGTAGCTATTATCTACCAAATGCTAACAAGGATTGCCTTTCCATTAAAAACAATGGATTGCTGTAAAGGCTGGAGTAGGAAGCTCGCCATGAATGAtaacttgagaaaaaaaagtcCTAAACACTAATTCCAAGATGAACCAAAACATCAGAAATAAATCCCAACTCTAGTACTTCTTTCTTCCGCTTTATTGATATTGTTGAATGTTCGGTCTTCACTtgaaaaattttcttgatttgtgaTTTTGCGAAAGacaattgttttcttctttagcTTTATGCTTGTATAGAGTTTAATTAAACCTTAGTCGCCTTCATTCTTTTTCCAGTTTAACTTGGATTGATGTTTTGAACATGTTTTCCTATTTTATGAGTGATCTCTTCCCgcctctttattttatttttggaacaTGTATGTGAACCTGGTTCATgttttcatcatcaaaagttATTTGAGAGTTTTGTCAAATCATCATTGTTGTCTCGGGTACCAAGTTTGTGTGTGGGCTTCATGAGAGTATCGGGTATGCAATGCAAATTAGGATAAAAAAGAGTAGTATTAATTAAAGACTTAAACTAGACTGATGGAGTTTGTGTAAGACTGTAACGAGCATACTTAGCTTGCAACTAATCAATgcaaaatttttcctttttggcgAAATATACGGAGCTACTTAGTATTGAAGAAGTCGGTAAACTTTCTAATCCTAGTTTTAGATATAAAGCAGTTTAAATAACAGTCATATGAAATTCTACAAGCCTTAAATGAACCATAGTTATAGACACGAGTGAAAGTAGTAGTAGTTTGGGAATTGAGAGCACTAATCACGaagtaattttatttagtttatatcTTAAAGTGCGTTTCTCTCTTAATGTTGGCTAAGGCTACAATCGTTGAGATAATTAgctaaatttatgttttatcttctttttaatatctaatcaatttaattatgaaaatttaaatatagataCAGAAGAATCCAGTTATCCCACATCGGCCAATAGAGAAGATGGAGACGAAATGAGGTATAATAGTGAGCAAGTAGGATGAATAAACATACTTACCTGGATGGGGTCAATGGGTGATCATGAAGATCCATGGACTATGCTTGTGACCTACATTGCACTTTGGAGGGGTGCCTGCCTAAGGTCGGCTCAAGTGGTTGAGCCTACGTCATAATTTGTTGCTGAGGGGGCCTGCGTTTGTGCGGCCTAGGCCAATTCTAGTTTAATCTTTGGTTTTAATGGACTTCTGATATTCTAGCCCAACGTAGTTGAACAGATTTTCTGTTATGCTATATTACTGCTGCTAATATAGTTTAGCTGGATCTATGCTATAACTAACAGTATGTAAGATTATGAACAATCTCATGAATTATTATGTATACTAAAGAGCAACATTAGGATGGAGTTGTTCAAATGACcatttttatttcatacttAATTGTATTGCCCTTTTAATAGAAATGTTAATCAAATTTGGTTTTTGCAATTTGACTTCAAACTCATAATATAGAAACATTACTTAAAATGTGATAGAAGAAATGTGGGCCTCGCCTGTCTACTACTTGAACTTAAGTAAATACAGTTAGGAGAAGGATATTTGAGGCGATTCGGTCGGTTGATCTATGTGCtaataaacatgaaaaattgaaaaatttatgcgctttttaaaaaatggccTCTAGATGTGGAAATTAGCGTGAAAAATAGTACAAGAATACGTAATGGTTCCCAAAATTCAATATGGAGGtactcataaagtttttttttgagaaaaacaatTTAGGTACTCCGTAGGCCAAAACCATAGGCTAATTACACAAGAAAACATGACTAACTTGCGTAATTCCTAAAAAGGGCTTGTAGATGCAGAAATTGGTGTAAAAATATTGACGTAAGTATACATGATGGTTCCCTAACTCAATACAGAgatcctcataaagtttttagAAAATAGTATTTAGGGTGCTCCCGCAcctgataaaataaaaatgaggaatttgcgtaatttcaaaaagaatttagGGTGCTACAGGCGCCAGATCTATGGGCTAATACATacgaaaaattgataaatttacgCGATTCATAAAACAGGCCTCTGGATGCAGAATTGGACGTAGAAAAAaaagtatgagtatatgtgaTAGTTCTCCTATTTAATATAGAGGttctcataaatttttttgaccAAAAACTTTTGGGTGCTCTGTGGCGCCTGATCCATGGcctaataacaacaaaaatttgAGGAATTTGTGCGATTTCTAAATAGTGCCTGTGGATGCAGATATGGATGTGAGAAATAATCCGAGTATACGTTATAGTTCCCCAATTCAATATAGAGGcccttataaattttattgagaaaaatattttgggttCTCTGAGCACTTGGTCCATGGCTAATAGACAcagaaaaaattaagaaattcgCGCAATTTCTTAAAAAGAGAAAGTTGATTCAAAAGTGGTGAGGGTATATTAGATGGTTCCCCAACTCAATATGTAGGTCCTCATAAATGTTTTTGAGAAACTTTATTTGGGTGATTCGGGCGCCAAATTAATGGGCTAATTAATACATTCTAAAAGTTGACAAATTTGCGTGATTCCTAAAAAAGGGCTTGTAGATGAGAAAATGGacgtgaaaaaataatttgagtataCATGATGATTCCCTAACTCTATACAAAGGtccttataaattttttgaaagagaAATTTAGGTGCTCGAGACACCATATCCATGGGCTAATACGTacgaaaaattaagaaattcacGCAATACCTAAAAATTGCATGTAGATGCGAAAATAAGAGTGAAAAAAATGTGTGACTATAGAGGATGGTTCTTAAATTAACGAAAGTCCTCTTAATGTTCTTTGAGAAAAAAGGAGTGTTTCGATCCCCAATTCTTCAggctaatacacacaaaaaattgagtaatttgCGTAATTCCTAAAAAAGGGCCTCTAGATGCTGAAATGGATGTTAAAAAAATGGTTTTAATAAGCGTGACGGTTCCCAACTCAATATAGAAGTCCTTAAagattttttgagaatttttttgagTGATTTGGGCACCAGATCAAtaggctaatacacacgaaaaacaTAGGAATTTCTGCGATTCCAAAAAAGGTATGTGAATGCGGAAATGGACGTGAAAATAAGTATGTGAGATTATACGCGATGGTTCCCCAACTCAATATAGACGTTCTTATAAAAATTTTTAGGAAACTAATTGGGTGTTTCGGACGCTAGATCCATGAGCTAATACAcataaaaattgagaaatttgcgCGATTCCAAAAAAAGtccatcaaataaaaaaatgggcGTGAAAGAAATTGTGTGAGTATACCTGATGGTTCCCCAACTCAATACGGAGgtcttgataaaattatttgagaaaaaatattggAGTTCATGACGCCAGATCCATGGGCTTATACAcgcaaaaattgatgaatttgcGCAATTTTAAATAAAGGGCTTGTAGATGCAGAAATGGGCATGAAAATTTTAGTGTGATCATATGTTATGGTTCCCCAACTCAATATGGAGGTTGTTATAATGCTTTTTGGGAAAAAAGATTGGGTTCTCCAAAAGCCATATTCATCGGCTAATACAAatagaaaattgagaaatttatgCAATTACTAAAAAGGGCGAGTAATTGAGGAAatggatataaaaaaaatagtgtgaaTATACATGATGGTTACTCaataagtatgtcctcataaagtattttgggaaaaataattttgggtGTTTCGGGATCCAGATCCATGGagtaatacacatgaaaaattgatGAACTTATGCGATTCCTAAGAAAAGGCATGTAAATATGCAAATGAgcttcaaaaaatggtgtgagtatacaCGAATGTTTCCAACTCAATACAAAGGTCCTCAtaatgttttttaagaaaaaattgggGTGTTTTGTGCGCCAGATCCgtgggctaatacacacgaaaaattgagaaatttgcaTGATTCCAATAAAAGGGCCTCTAGATACGGAAATGTGTGTGAATGAAATAGTGTGAGTATTCGTGATGGTTCCCAAACTCAATAATAAGTTCTTCATAATGC
Proteins encoded in this region:
- the LOC101246146 gene encoding RNA-binding protein 1-like yields the protein MAADAYRKDTNTVQLEVMSPDLTPLSPEIPLNEYEAPEDMLPPNASSTLYVEGLHEDCTTREVAHIFHHFKGYKEVRLVPEPSIYPGVNTLIHCFVDFVSPLHAAAAMDALQGYKFDLDEHDSCNLMLQFARNPGVTSAGGDC